The following coding sequences lie in one Microvirga sp. 17 mud 1-3 genomic window:
- a CDS encoding LysR substrate-binding domain-containing protein, producing the protein MDHISLPLPPLDALRAFEAAARLGSFSAAAASLNITHGAVSRQVAKLEHWLGQRLFDRQARGVVLTPHGQRLHLRTSEAFALIADSSDRWIERRGAGIVRLTSIPSVSSLWLMPRLRAFEEGDPALRIEFVVEHRAIDLEAEGIDLAIRCGRGALPGRLSVRLFEEHCQPVACRAIAERLPPGPPERLLAYPLVHDSDTSAWRAWFAAQGIDYRPRPQDRRFEDYNLVLDAAAHGLGLALARPPLAGEALATGRLVPVDPRTVLNPVSYWLDRPQGRLRPMAAELARRIMGAAGLDTAAAAAFLKA; encoded by the coding sequence ATGGATCACATCTCGCTCCCCCTGCCGCCGCTCGACGCCCTGCGTGCCTTCGAGGCTGCGGCCCGCCTGGGGAGCTTCTCGGCCGCCGCCGCCTCCCTCAACATCACCCACGGCGCCGTCAGCCGTCAGGTGGCCAAGCTCGAGCACTGGCTGGGACAGAGGCTCTTCGACCGGCAGGCCCGCGGGGTCGTCCTGACGCCCCATGGACAGCGTCTTCACCTGCGCACGAGCGAGGCCTTCGCGCTCATCGCCGACAGCTCCGACCGTTGGATCGAGCGCCGGGGCGCCGGGATCGTGCGCCTGACGTCGATTCCGTCCGTGAGCAGTCTCTGGCTGATGCCGCGTCTCAGGGCCTTCGAGGAAGGCGACCCGGCCCTGCGGATCGAATTCGTGGTCGAACACCGCGCCATCGACCTGGAGGCGGAGGGCATCGACCTGGCGATCCGCTGCGGCCGCGGTGCCCTGCCGGGCCGCCTGTCCGTGCGCCTGTTCGAGGAGCATTGCCAGCCGGTCGCCTGCCGGGCCATCGCGGAGCGGCTGCCGCCGGGGCCGCCGGAGCGCCTGCTGGCCTATCCCCTGGTCCACGATTCCGACACGTCCGCCTGGCGGGCCTGGTTCGCCGCCCAGGGAATCGACTATCGCCCGCGGCCGCAGGACCGCCGCTTCGAGGATTACAACCTCGTCCTCGACGCCGCCGCCCACGGGCTCGGCCTGGCCCTCGCCCGGCCGCCTCTGGCCGGGGAGGCGCTGGCCACGGGCCGGCTGGTCCCCGTCGATCCCAGGACCGTGCTCAACCCCGTCTCCTATTGGCTCGACCGTCCCCAGGGGCGCCTGCGGCCCATGGCGGCTGAGCTTGCGCGCCGGATCATGGGAGCTGCGGGCCTCGATACGGCAGCCGCGGCAGCATTCCTGAAAGCCTGA
- a CDS encoding D-cysteine desulfhydrase has translation MKQDSPLGSQKIPLATLPTPLEPLPALTRALGGPEIWVKRDDCTGLAGGGNKARKLEYLLAEALSLGADTIVTAGGIQSNHARQTAAAAARLGLRCILVLTDSVPGRSPAYHGNGNLLLDRLFGAEIRFFDGDTDPDRVMAEIAASCEAEGGRPYVIPVGGSNAVGAKAYVAAADEAYEQATALGLSFSHVVLTTGSGGTHAGLALGYAARDPDLRVLGISVSRAHEAAVQRVQDLVEKTAASLGTDRLPEILIDDRFVGPGYGQPTPAMVEAVGLAARSEGLLLDPVYTGKAMAGLIALVREGRFTAADRILFWHTGGSIGLFAYEEVFAKDRPE, from the coding sequence ATGAAACAAGACAGTCCACTCGGATCGCAGAAGATTCCGCTCGCGACCCTGCCGACCCCGCTCGAGCCGCTTCCCGCCCTCACGCGGGCCCTCGGCGGCCCCGAGATCTGGGTGAAGCGCGATGACTGCACCGGTCTTGCGGGCGGCGGCAACAAGGCCCGCAAGCTCGAATACCTGTTGGCCGAGGCCCTGAGCCTCGGCGCGGACACCATTGTGACGGCCGGCGGGATCCAGTCGAACCATGCGCGCCAGACCGCCGCCGCCGCGGCGCGGCTCGGCCTTCGCTGCATCCTCGTCCTGACCGATTCCGTGCCGGGCCGCAGCCCAGCCTACCATGGCAACGGGAACCTGCTCCTCGACCGCCTGTTCGGCGCCGAGATCCGCTTCTTCGACGGGGATACGGATCCGGATCGCGTCATGGCCGAGATCGCGGCTTCCTGCGAAGCCGAAGGCGGCCGTCCCTACGTGATCCCGGTCGGCGGATCGAACGCCGTGGGCGCCAAGGCCTATGTGGCGGCCGCCGACGAGGCGTATGAGCAGGCGACCGCTCTCGGCCTCTCCTTCAGCCACGTGGTCCTGACGACCGGAAGCGGCGGCACCCATGCGGGCCTCGCCCTCGGCTATGCAGCCCGCGATCCCGACCTGCGGGTGCTTGGGATCAGCGTCAGCCGCGCCCATGAGGCGGCCGTCCAGCGCGTTCAGGACTTGGTGGAGAAGACGGCAGCGTCCCTCGGGACGGACCGTCTTCCCGAGATCCTCATCGACGACCGGTTCGTCGGTCCGGGCTACGGCCAGCCGACGCCCGCCATGGTGGAGGCGGTCGGCCTCGCGGCCCGCTCGGAGGGGTTGCTGCTCGATCCGGTCTATACGGGCAAGGCCATGGCCGGCCTGATCGCCCTCGTGCGCGAGGGCCGCTTCACGGCCGCGGACAGGATCCTCTTCTGGCATACCGGCGGCAGCATCGGGCTCTTCGCCTATGAGGAGGTCTTCGCGAAGGACCGGCCGGAATAG
- the folE gene encoding GTP cyclohydrolase I gives MNFHPREMPPPCLSNEALSEPLDEAARTAMIAAAARKVEELFDILRVDHRNDHNTRETPMRVARMFVEEILEGRYTAPPRITEFDNVQAYDQLIVTGPIEVRSMCAHHLMPIYGQAYIGILPAADGKIIGLSKYDRIVEHFASRLQIQEEMVKQIGQYIVDMTAPRGLAVRISAVHMCKTHRGVRASRRSRMVNTYYWGNLATDADLKREFIHECAILDREQAD, from the coding sequence ATGAATTTTCACCCGCGCGAGATGCCCCCGCCATGCCTGTCCAACGAGGCCCTCAGCGAGCCCCTGGATGAGGCAGCGCGGACTGCCATGATCGCGGCGGCGGCCCGGAAGGTGGAAGAGCTGTTCGATATCCTACGGGTCGACCACAGGAACGACCACAACACCCGCGAGACCCCCATGCGGGTGGCGCGGATGTTCGTCGAGGAGATCCTGGAGGGGCGATATACGGCACCGCCGCGCATCACCGAATTCGACAATGTGCAGGCCTACGACCAGCTGATCGTCACCGGTCCCATCGAGGTGCGTTCCATGTGCGCGCACCATCTCATGCCCATCTACGGGCAGGCCTATATCGGGATCCTGCCGGCAGCCGACGGAAAGATCATCGGCCTGTCGAAATACGACCGGATCGTGGAGCACTTCGCCTCCAGGCTCCAGATCCAGGAGGAGATGGTCAAGCAGATCGGCCAGTACATCGTCGACATGACGGCGCCGCGCGGCCTCGCGGTCCGGATCAGCGCCGTCCACATGTGCAAGACCCATCGGGGCGTCCGGGCGAGCCGGCGCAGCCGCATGGTCAATACCTATTACTGGGGGAATCTGGCGACGGATGCGGATCTCAAGCGCGAATTCATCCACGAATGCGCCATTCTCGACCGGGAACAGGCGGATTGA
- a CDS encoding ring-cleaving dioxygenase has translation MKLTGIHHLTAVTANAKGNHDFYTQALGMRLVKKTVNQDDVSAYHLFYGDGRASPGSDITFFDWPVGRERRGTHSVVHTALRVTGEKTLAWWKERLDAHRIDNSGIVERDGRLWIDFEDPEGQRLGLVDDGGRGDPSHAWERSPVPAEHQIRGLGPITLSVPTIERTALVLTAGMDMRAARDYRRGESPVHVFEMGEGGPAAELHVAVEPHLPPAQPGAGGVHHVAFRTPDDETYADAAQRLQAMRAPSSGPVDRYYFRSLYFREPNGILFEIATDGPGFATDEPMESLGERLALPPFLEPRRAEIEAGLKPL, from the coding sequence ATGAAACTCACCGGAATTCACCACCTGACCGCCGTGACGGCGAATGCCAAGGGCAACCACGATTTCTACACGCAGGCGCTCGGGATGCGCCTCGTGAAGAAGACCGTCAACCAGGACGACGTGAGCGCCTATCACCTGTTCTACGGCGACGGCCGGGCCTCGCCGGGTTCGGACATCACGTTCTTCGACTGGCCGGTGGGGCGGGAGCGGCGCGGCACCCACAGCGTCGTGCACACGGCCCTGCGCGTGACCGGCGAGAAGACCCTGGCGTGGTGGAAAGAGCGGCTCGACGCGCACCGGATCGACAACAGCGGCATCGTCGAACGGGACGGGCGCCTGTGGATCGATTTCGAGGATCCGGAGGGCCAGCGGCTCGGCCTCGTGGACGATGGCGGTCGGGGTGACCCGTCCCATGCCTGGGAGCGCAGCCCCGTGCCGGCGGAGCACCAGATCCGCGGCCTCGGGCCGATCACCCTCAGTGTGCCGACCATCGAGCGCACGGCCCTCGTCCTGACCGCCGGCATGGATATGCGGGCCGCGCGGGACTACCGGCGCGGCGAGAGCCCGGTGCATGTATTCGAGATGGGGGAGGGCGGTCCTGCGGCGGAATTGCACGTGGCGGTCGAGCCCCATCTGCCGCCGGCCCAGCCGGGCGCGGGCGGCGTGCACCACGTGGCCTTCCGCACGCCGGACGACGAGACCTATGCGGATGCGGCGCAGCGCCTCCAGGCCATGCGGGCGCCCTCGAGCGGCCCGGTGGACCGCTACTATTTCCGCAGTCTCTACTTCCGCGAGCCGAACGGCATCCTGTTCGAGATCGCGACCGACGGTCCGGGCTTCGCCACCGACGAGCCCATGGAGAGCCTCGGCGAGCGTCTCGCCCTGCCGCCCTTCCTGGAGCCCCGGCGGGCCGAGATCGAGGCCGGTTTGAAGCCGCTCTGA
- a CDS encoding Gfo/Idh/MocA family protein — translation MAYGIGVMGLGIMGRRMIESFAANPDFRIVAGYDPAPVEATVPRAGSVEALLADPSIDGLYIASPPATHAALVSAAARAGKVILCEKPLAATVEEARACIDAVERSGVRAAVNFPFATAPAILRLREIVSGGALGDGLSAHLTLRFRTWPRGWQHGAAGWLAGPEQGGFTREVVSHAVFLALRLFGPGRLEAQEVERGPTGTETRIRATLGFAACRMTIDGAVEGEIDDFNRFEITGPKGKAVLSEWYRLQYGDEEMAPARADAHQVAEFGKLIAGRPNRLATFREAAAVVDIVEGILRA, via the coding sequence ATGGCTTACGGCATCGGCGTGATGGGACTCGGCATCATGGGCCGCAGGATGATCGAGAGCTTCGCGGCCAACCCGGATTTCAGGATCGTGGCCGGCTACGACCCGGCTCCGGTCGAGGCCACCGTGCCCCGCGCCGGAAGCGTCGAGGCGCTCCTCGCCGACCCTTCCATCGACGGGCTCTACATCGCATCCCCGCCGGCGACCCACGCGGCGCTGGTTTCCGCTGCGGCCCGGGCCGGGAAGGTCATTCTGTGCGAGAAGCCCCTGGCGGCGACGGTCGAGGAGGCCCGGGCCTGCATCGACGCAGTGGAACGCTCAGGCGTGCGGGCCGCCGTCAATTTCCCGTTTGCGACCGCTCCCGCCATCCTCCGTCTGCGCGAGATCGTGTCGGGCGGGGCCCTCGGCGACGGGCTCTCGGCCCATCTGACCTTGCGCTTCAGGACATGGCCGCGCGGCTGGCAGCACGGGGCCGCCGGCTGGCTCGCGGGTCCCGAACAGGGCGGCTTCACCCGCGAGGTGGTTTCCCACGCGGTCTTTCTGGCCCTGCGGCTCTTCGGGCCGGGGCGGCTGGAGGCGCAGGAGGTGGAGCGGGGGCCGACCGGCACCGAGACCCGCATCCGCGCAACCCTCGGCTTCGCGGCCTGCCGCATGACCATCGACGGCGCCGTGGAGGGCGAGATCGACGACTTCAACCGGTTCGAGATCACGGGCCCGAAGGGCAAGGCCGTGCTGAGCGAATGGTACCGGCTGCAATACGGCGACGAGGAGATGGCGCCTGCCCGCGCCGATGCGCATCAGGTCGCGGAATTCGGGAAGCTCATCGCCGGACGACCGAACCGCCTTGCGACCTTCCGGGAGGCCGCGGCCGTCGTGGACATCGTCGAGGGAATTCTCCGCGCCTGA
- a CDS encoding DMT family transporter yields the protein MSTAAACRPERTSLDMVTATAVVVTILSWASAFPAIRAGLHDFGPVELGALRFAIAGVPAAIFLLVTRPGWPSLPDFLRLATGGVLFVALYTALLNMGETTVSAGAASFIINTNPIITAGLAMLVLGERFGARAWAGTTLSFLGIGLIALGEGGGLSIDTGALLILGAALCTSVTTVVQKPLFTRHRPLAVSAWNMALGALVLSPWLVPASAELSSASAQGLWAVVYLGLVPSLVAYGTWAVALSRLPASRASNFMYCVPPVATLLGFLWLGEVPTALGAVGGAMALIGVAVVNWRR from the coding sequence ATGAGCACCGCTGCCGCCTGCCGGCCCGAACGGACTTCCCTCGACATGGTGACGGCCACGGCCGTCGTCGTGACGATCCTCTCCTGGGCCTCGGCCTTTCCGGCCATCCGGGCGGGCCTGCACGATTTCGGGCCCGTGGAGCTCGGCGCCCTGCGTTTCGCCATCGCGGGGGTTCCGGCCGCGATCTTCCTGCTCGTGACCCGGCCGGGATGGCCGTCGCTGCCGGATTTCCTGCGGCTCGCCACCGGCGGGGTGCTGTTCGTGGCGCTCTATACGGCGCTCCTCAACATGGGCGAGACGACCGTCTCGGCGGGTGCCGCGAGCTTCATCATCAACACCAATCCGATCATCACGGCGGGGCTCGCCATGTTGGTGCTGGGCGAGCGCTTCGGGGCCCGCGCCTGGGCCGGCACGACCCTGTCGTTCCTGGGGATCGGCCTCATCGCCCTGGGCGAAGGCGGCGGCCTCAGCATCGACACGGGTGCGCTGCTGATCCTCGGCGCCGCCCTGTGCACCTCCGTCACCACGGTGGTGCAGAAGCCTCTCTTTACGCGCCACCGGCCCCTCGCCGTCTCGGCCTGGAACATGGCGCTCGGCGCCCTCGTCCTCAGCCCCTGGCTGGTCCCGGCCTCCGCCGAGCTCTCGTCCGCCTCCGCGCAGGGCCTGTGGGCCGTGGTCTATCTCGGCCTCGTGCCGAGCCTCGTCGCCTACGGCACCTGGGCGGTTGCCCTGTCGCGGCTGCCGGCGAGCCGCGCCTCGAACTTCATGTATTGCGTGCCGCCGGTCGCCACCCTTTTGGGCTTCCTCTGGCTCGGAGAGGTGCCGACCGCACTCGGCGCGGTCGGCGGGGCCATGGCGCTCATCGGTGTCGCTGTGGTCAACTGGCGGCGCTAG
- a CDS encoding serine hydrolase, giving the protein MSVVQGLRAVLSAATIVMAGTVAMPSWAQQAPNAQATDPQALRARIDGLIPAFETYFQDGMKSFQVPGAAIGIVLDDKLIYAKGFGVKEQGKPDPVRPESIFQIGSTTKAFLSAALAQAVDAGRLAWSDRVSDLMPEFQLSDPWIGREFRVLDLSAQRSGLTPYVNDSLAVLGYDRTSLIRSLRTAPITLSFRSDFTYTNITHLAAGEILARKAGQGSWADVVKAGILDPLGMTATSATAEAIAQAPDHAMGHRVDKDAPVPVPFHPAFPYAVGAAGNLNSNIPDMAKWLRLQLGRGQFEERIVVSEKNLDETWTPRVALGERLSYALGWLVSATPNGRIIWHNGGTLGFGAHAGFLPDRGVGIVILTNAQNRGLPDAAAQWLYDRILGNPTVDNVALALTATREREAEEQAKAKASQGKVYAEQDLASLAGTYGSPVLGDVSASIEGETLRLRLEETEAVLVLTPVDRDTFAARLVPEGAYEPVARMAGDEVLTRIRFERDEGGQVRRMRWLDPSLPQVLERQ; this is encoded by the coding sequence ATGTCGGTCGTTCAAGGCTTGCGGGCTGTCCTGTCCGCCGCAACCATCGTCATGGCGGGCACCGTCGCGATGCCGTCCTGGGCGCAGCAGGCGCCCAATGCGCAGGCGACCGACCCACAGGCGCTTCGGGCGCGGATCGACGGGCTGATCCCCGCGTTCGAGACATACTTCCAGGACGGGATGAAGAGCTTTCAGGTACCGGGCGCCGCCATCGGCATCGTCCTGGACGACAAGCTGATTTACGCCAAGGGCTTCGGCGTCAAGGAGCAGGGCAAGCCGGATCCCGTCCGGCCCGAGTCGATCTTCCAGATCGGCTCGACCACCAAGGCATTCTTGAGCGCCGCGCTGGCGCAGGCCGTGGATGCGGGGCGTCTCGCCTGGAGCGACCGGGTTTCCGACCTGATGCCCGAATTCCAGCTCAGCGACCCCTGGATCGGGCGCGAGTTCCGCGTGCTCGACCTTTCGGCCCAGCGCAGCGGCCTCACGCCTTACGTGAACGACAGCCTTGCCGTGCTCGGCTACGACAGGACGAGCCTCATCCGGTCCTTGCGGACAGCGCCCATCACCCTGTCGTTCCGGTCCGACTTCACCTACACCAACATTACCCACCTGGCGGCGGGCGAGATCCTGGCGCGCAAGGCGGGCCAGGGCTCCTGGGCGGATGTGGTGAAGGCCGGCATTCTCGACCCGCTGGGCATGACGGCTACGAGCGCGACCGCCGAGGCCATCGCGCAGGCGCCCGACCATGCCATGGGCCACCGGGTCGACAAGGATGCCCCCGTCCCGGTGCCGTTCCATCCGGCCTTTCCCTATGCGGTCGGCGCGGCCGGCAACCTCAATTCCAACATCCCCGACATGGCGAAATGGCTTCGCCTGCAGCTCGGGCGCGGGCAGTTCGAGGAGCGCATCGTCGTCTCGGAGAAGAACCTCGACGAGACCTGGACGCCCCGCGTCGCGCTCGGTGAGCGCCTCTCCTACGCGCTCGGCTGGCTCGTGAGCGCGACCCCGAACGGGCGCATCATCTGGCACAATGGCGGCACCCTGGGCTTCGGCGCCCATGCGGGCTTCCTCCCCGATCGCGGGGTTGGCATCGTCATCCTCACCAATGCCCAGAACAGGGGCTTACCGGATGCGGCCGCGCAATGGCTTTACGACCGGATCCTGGGGAATCCGACCGTCGACAATGTGGCGCTCGCCCTCACGGCGACCCGCGAGAGGGAAGCGGAGGAGCAGGCGAAGGCGAAGGCCTCGCAAGGAAAGGTCTATGCGGAGCAGGATCTCGCGTCGCTCGCCGGAACCTACGGGTCCCCGGTCCTGGGCGATGTCTCGGCGAGCATCGAGGGCGAGACGCTCAGGCTCCGGCTCGAGGAGACGGAGGCCGTCCTGGTCCTCACGCCCGTCGACCGGGACACGTTCGCGGCCCGCCTCGTGCCGGAAGGCGCCTATGAGCCCGTGGCCCGGATGGCGGGAGACGAAGTCCTGACGCGGATCCGCTTCGAGCGGGACGAGGGCGGCCAGGTCCGTCGCATGCGCTGGCTCGATCCGAGCCTTCCTCAGGTTCTGGAGCGGCAATGA
- a CDS encoding 6-carboxytetrahydropterin synthase has translation MTLSVPMTSHGSGSRPEAREIYRSTKTYDHNEGLSCCFRQWRATHSHCRLIHGYALAFRFVFATHELDERNWCLDFGGLKPVKAWLKHMFDHTMLVAEDDPELARFEEMHRDGLVDLRILPSVGCEATAKHVFDHVADFAQRETGGRVWLESVEVKEHSGNSAIYSR, from the coding sequence ATGACCCTATCCGTCCCGATGACCAGCCACGGATCGGGCAGCCGTCCCGAGGCCCGGGAGATCTACCGCTCCACCAAGACCTACGACCATAACGAGGGCCTGTCCTGCTGCTTCCGGCAATGGCGGGCGACCCACTCCCATTGCCGCCTGATCCATGGCTATGCCCTGGCCTTCCGGTTCGTGTTCGCGACCCATGAGCTCGACGAGCGCAACTGGTGCCTCGATTTCGGCGGGCTGAAGCCCGTGAAGGCCTGGCTCAAGCACATGTTCGACCACACCATGCTGGTGGCCGAGGATGATCCCGAACTCGCACGCTTCGAGGAAATGCACCGGGACGGCCTCGTCGACCTGCGGATCCTGCCCTCGGTCGGCTGCGAAGCCACGGCCAAGCACGTTTTCGACCATGTGGCGGATTTCGCTCAGCGCGAGACCGGCGGCCGGGTCTGGCTGGAAAGCGTCGAGGTGAAGGAGCACAGCGGCAATTCGGCGATCTATTCCCGCTGA
- a CDS encoding MipA/OmpV family protein, which yields MRLSTSLALVSLLAAGSLAVPAQAADLFSPVPFVPEGWIVTLKGNLRVGPSYPGADDFSVIGFPSLSFRRAGTPERFGAPDDGLSFSLLEESAVRIGVVGRFQGGRYLKDDRRLFGLDKVNWAVEPGVFVEYWPLAFLRARAELRHGINGHHGFVADFGLDLVQSYGALTLSVGPRLALGDSSFARTYFGVTPLEAALNGQVTPYRPSGGITSVGATAGVSYTWSEQWSTTAFVTYKRLVGDAADSPIVKRFGSENQFGFGLTASYSFGAGR from the coding sequence ATGCGCCTGTCGACCTCTCTTGCTCTCGTGTCTCTCCTGGCCGCCGGTTCCCTGGCGGTGCCGGCGCAGGCGGCGGATCTGTTCTCCCCGGTGCCGTTCGTGCCCGAGGGCTGGATCGTGACGCTGAAAGGCAACCTCAGGGTCGGCCCGTCCTATCCGGGCGCGGACGATTTCAGCGTCATCGGTTTTCCGTCCTTGAGCTTCCGTCGCGCCGGGACGCCCGAGCGCTTCGGTGCGCCGGACGACGGTCTCAGCTTCTCGCTCCTGGAGGAATCGGCCGTGCGGATCGGCGTCGTCGGACGCTTCCAGGGCGGGCGCTATCTCAAGGACGACCGACGCCTGTTCGGCCTCGACAAGGTCAACTGGGCGGTCGAGCCCGGCGTCTTCGTGGAATACTGGCCGCTCGCGTTCCTGCGCGCCCGCGCAGAGCTCCGGCATGGCATCAACGGCCATCACGGCTTCGTGGCCGATTTTGGCCTCGACCTGGTGCAGAGCTACGGAGCCCTGACCCTCTCGGTCGGTCCGCGTCTCGCCCTCGGCGATTCCAGCTTCGCCCGGACCTATTTCGGCGTCACGCCCCTGGAGGCCGCCCTCAACGGCCAAGTGACACCCTACAGGCCGTCAGGCGGCATCACGTCGGTCGGCGCGACCGCGGGTGTGAGCTACACCTGGTCCGAGCAGTGGTCCACCACCGCCTTTGTCACCTACAAGCGCCTGGTGGGCGACGCGGCCGACAGCCCGATCGTGAAGCGCTTCGGCTCCGAGAACCAGTTCGGCTTCGGCCTGACCGCGTCCTATTCGTTCGGCGCGGGCCGCTGA
- a CDS encoding molybdopterin-dependent oxidoreductase, with protein sequence MSIAKMKYSIFSALFGLLALAGAGAAFAEGLPAPTEKPILTVAGKISTTNKDGEAQFDRPMLEQLGLVTVETSTPWYNGPVKFEGVSLDKLMKLVGASGERAVVVALNDYSSEIPVADFAKYNVILALKRNGEYMPVKDKGPLFVIYPFDSMPELKSQTYYGRAVWQVAKIIVK encoded by the coding sequence ATGTCGATTGCAAAGATGAAATATAGTATCTTTTCGGCCCTCTTCGGTCTTCTGGCCTTGGCGGGTGCAGGGGCGGCCTTTGCGGAGGGTCTGCCGGCCCCAACCGAGAAGCCGATCCTCACCGTTGCGGGCAAGATCAGCACCACCAACAAAGACGGCGAGGCTCAGTTCGACAGGCCGATGCTCGAGCAGCTCGGCCTCGTCACCGTGGAGACGAGCACGCCCTGGTACAACGGCCCGGTCAAGTTCGAGGGCGTTTCTCTCGACAAGCTCATGAAGCTGGTCGGCGCCTCCGGCGAGCGCGCCGTCGTCGTTGCGCTCAACGATTACAGCAGCGAGATCCCGGTTGCGGATTTCGCCAAATACAACGTGATCCTGGCCCTCAAGCGAAACGGCGAATACATGCCCGTGAAGGACAAGGGTCCGCTCTTTGTGATCTATCCTTTTGACAGCATGCCGGAGCTGAAGAGTCAGACTTATTATGGACGGGCCGTTTGGCAGGTGGCAAAAATCATCGTCAAGTAA